The genomic region CACCGTGTCCGTCTTGCTGTAAAAGAGACATCTCCTCTTGAAGCTAAAATGGAAGGAGAGGAGCTTGTAATAAGAAAAGATGGAACTGAGATTGCAAGAGGCAGTATTGAAGAAGAACTTATCCACTGTCCTGACCAGGCGTTCATAACCATGTGTGAACAGTGTGTTTTTGACTGTAAGTTCTGTCCGGTTCCAAAACTCAACGGAAAAGTCAAGAGTATGGATCAGATGCTTAAGATGATAGATGATGCCAATGAGACCGGCAGGATGAAAGCTATTTCCATTACTTCAGGTGTGGAAATTTCAGCCGAAGATGAAGTTGAAAGAGCTGAAAAACTCATTCGCAGACTCAGGGCAAAGTACAAAGTTCCAATTGGGGTTTCAGTCTATCCAACCGAAGACTCAACCAGCAGACTAAAATTTGCAGGTGCCACCGAGCTCAAATACAATGTTGAAACCATGGATCGCAAACTCCATGCAGAATTATGTCCTGATCAGGACCTTGAATACCTGCTCAATGCCCTCAGGGAAGGTGTGAAGGTATTTGGAAAGAATAAGGTTTGTTCCAATGTAATTATTGGTCTTGGAGAATCAGATGAATCTGCAAAGAAAGGAATCGAAGAACTCGTTTCCATCGGTGTTGTCCCAATTCTCAGGGCAGCAGCCAGACATCCTCTGCGAGAAGGCGAGGTTACTGTGGAAAGACCATCTGCAGAAAGGCTACTTAATCTCAACCGTTTCCTGAAAGAGAAACTGGATGAATACGGCCTGCGTGCAGATAAATTTGAAACAATGTGCCTGCCGTGTACCGGATGTGACATCAATCCTCACATTGATTTTGAGAATTGAACTTCAATCATGGTTCAGTTTCAAATTCGTCTTTTAGAATGGCATAGATGCAGTCATCCTGCACAACACCATTTTTGATAATACTGTTTTTAAGAATGGCTTCACACCTGAAACTTGCTTTTTCAAGCACCCGTCTTGAACCCATGTTCCTGGCAAACGGGAGTGCATAAATTCTGATCACATCATAATTCTCAAACAGGTATTTTACAAAGCATCTGACCGCCTTTGCCATTATTCCCTTTCCCCAGTATTCTTCAGCCAGATAATATCCTATTTCTGCATTCATCTGGTGCACATTCTCCTTGAAGTATGCACCAATGCTGCCTATGATGACACCATTCATCTCAATAGCCAAACGCAGGTGAGTGGGATCTTCTTTCCTGGAATGTGAAATGAATTGTTTTGCATCCTCAATTGAATATGGATAAGGAAATCCATCATTAAGATTATCCACTATCTTCTTGTTGTTTGCCACAGATGCAAGTCTTTCTGCATCTTTATTTTCCCATTTCCTCAAAATAATGTCATCTGCGATAATCTGCATTTCATTTTAAATCAATGGGATTATTCTATAAAAAAACTGATGAGGGCAAGATTTTATTTCATCTTTTTCTCAATAATCCCCGGCCAGACTGAAGCCGCTACGATCATACTGAGAATAAAAACGAATATCATGCCTGCAATGATGTCGACCTGACTGTACAGTGCAACATCTCTCGAGCTATTCACTGCAAAGGAGAGCAATGAAAAGATAACAACAAGCACAAGTGAAGAGGCAAAGCTGGCAATAAAAGCATACTTTCCTTTATTCTCTGCAATAATTTCCATATTTTCCTCTCCTCCTCATTTAATCCTGCTTCTCTTCATAAGCAGTGAATTAGTCGTAACCGATACTGAACTCATAGCCATAAAAGCTGCTGCCAGTTCAGGAGTTATCACGATCTTTGCGATGAATGGATAAAGCAGCCCTGCTGCAAGGGGTATTCCAATACTGTTGTAACCTAAAGCCCAGAACAGATTCTGTTTTATTTTGTTCATTGTCAGACGACTAAGTCTAATGGATGCCAGCACATCCCTGAGATCGTTCTTTATCAGAACTATCTGTGCAGATTCCATTGCAATATCAGTTCCTGCTCCCATGGCAATACCAATGTCCGACTGCGTTAGTGCAGGTGCATCATTGATACCATCGCCAACCATTGCAACAATTCTGCCTTCATCCTGAAGCTTTTTAATTTCTGAAGCCTTATCTCCGGGAAGAACCTCTGAGAGCACTCTCTTAATTCCGAGTTGTGATGCAATGGCGTCGGCAGTTCTGCGGTTGTCACCGGTTATCATTACAACTTCAATGTTCATCTTCTGAAGTTTCTCGACAGCTTCCTTAGAGTTCTCTTTGAGCGTATCCGCAACGGCGACAAGTCCGATTACGTTGTCTTCTGTTGCAACTATCATGGCAGTCTTGCCTTCAGATTCAAGCTTTTCCATATTTTCATTGATGGAAGACACATCAATTCCATTGTCTTCCATGAGCTTGCGGGTTCCTAGCAAAATCCTGCTTCCTTGAATTGTAGCTTCAACTCCATGTCCTGCAATTGAATTGAAATTTTCAATGCTTTTCAGGGAAAGTTGCTTATCTTCGGCAGCTTTTACAATTGCTTCTCCCAGTGGATGCTCAGAGCCTTTCTCGGCACTTGCTGCGATAGAAAGAACTTCATTTTCATCATGTTCTGAAGTAATTATGATATCCGTGAGTTCCGGCTTGCCTTTTGTGAGTGTGCCGGTTTTATCAAACACAATAGTGTCTATCTTCAGTGTCGTTTCAAGGGCTTCTCCGCCTTTGATAAGAATACCATTCTCGGCACCTTTTCCAGTACCAACCATGATAGCGGCAGGAGTTGCAAGTCCAACGGCACATGGGCATGAGATTACAAGCACTGTGATTGAAATTAGCAGTGAGAACAGGAAAGGACTTTCGATTCCTGAATTAATAGCAGCATTAAATGCTTCATATCCAATGAAATACCAGAAGAAGAATGCTGCAAGTGCGATAATATGAACAACAAGAATAAAGTGGCCAGCGACAACATCGGCAATACGCTGTATGGGTGCCTTTGAGTTCTGGGCATTTTCCACAAGTTCGATGATTCTTGCAAGGGCAGTATCTGCACCCACATTTGTTGCCCTGAATTTAAGAGCTCCTGACTTGTTGATAGTAGAACCGATAACCATGTCCTCAACATTTTTCTCAACAGGTATACTCTCTCCTGTTATCATTGATTCATCAATTGCAGAAGACCCTTCTATAACAACACCATCAACGGGAATCTTCTCTCCTGGCCTGACAAAAACAATGTCATCAACTTGAACATCCTCAACGGGAATTTCCTTTTCCTCACCTGCAACTATGATGCGTGCTGTCTTTGCCTGCAGGCCAATGAGCTTCTTGATGGATTCAGATGTCCTTCCTTTTGCCCTTGCTTCAAGGTATCTGCCAAGGGTTATGAAAGTGATGAGCATCACAGCTGTGTCATAGTACACATGCTCGTAACCAGGACCAAGGTTCAGGTAGGTTGCTGCAATGCTGATAACATAAGCAGCACCGGTTCCGGTGGCAATGAGCAGGTTCATGTCAGTGACACCGTGTTTCAGGCCTTTGTAGGTACCGACAAAGAACTGTCTTCCCGGGAAGACCATTACAATAGTTGCAAGCAGGAACAGCAGGTTCTTGTCTGAAAAGAAATCAGGTACAAATCCAAAGTATGCCGGGAACATGTTGCTCATGTTTCCAAGCATTATTGGAATAAGAATAACAATTGATATCAGCAGATTATTTCTCTGGCTACGTATCTCTTTTTCTCTTTCTTTTCGTTCCCTGTCTTCAGCTTCATGCCGGTCAGCCGGCAAAGAGGCGGTGTATCCTATGCCTTCAATGGCTTTCCTCATCTCATCAACTGAAACAAGTGATGAATTGTACTCAATCTGTGCCCTTCCTGTTGTAACGTTAACATTTACGGAACTGATACCATTGAGTCTTTTAAGCACTTTCTCTACATTCTGAGAACATGCAGCGCATTTCATGCCCCCTACTTCAAGTACAACTTTATCCTTTACGACATGGTAACCAATTCCATCTATGGCTTGTTCCATATCTTCAA from Methanolobus tindarius DSM 2278 harbors:
- a CDS encoding radical SAM protein, which produces MNAETKAQLISVGSVNMDPSLIHWLTIPTAGPGAGNVAFFFNSEGHRVRLAVKETSPLEAKMEGEELVIRKDGTEIARGSIEEELIHCPDQAFITMCEQCVFDCKFCPVPKLNGKVKSMDQMLKMIDDANETGRMKAISITSGVEISAEDEVERAEKLIRRLRAKYKVPIGVSVYPTEDSTSRLKFAGATELKYNVETMDRKLHAELCPDQDLEYLLNALREGVKVFGKNKVCSNVIIGLGESDESAKKGIEELVSIGVVPILRAAARHPLREGEVTVERPSAERLLNLNRFLKEKLDEYGLRADKFETMCLPCTGCDINPHIDFEN
- a CDS encoding heavy metal translocating P-type ATPase produces the protein MKATIKVYGMMCMHCHKRVSDAIMSLEGVNSVEVSLEDENASVDFNPETIGLDEIKQAITAAGYEVGEDTCTVQDSDDEAACPIIIEDEEAEESKHEPGSVEEIAFKVSGMQCSACSQNVEKTLKKLDGVASASVNLPMERASVSYDPVLVTLEDMEQAIDGIGYHVVKDKVVLEVGGMKCAACSQNVEKVLKRLNGISSVNVNVTTGRAQIEYNSSLVSVDEMRKAIEGIGYTASLPADRHEAEDRERKEREKEIRSQRNNLLISIVILIPIMLGNMSNMFPAYFGFVPDFFSDKNLLFLLATIVMVFPGRQFFVGTYKGLKHGVTDMNLLIATGTGAAYVISIAATYLNLGPGYEHVYYDTAVMLITFITLGRYLEARAKGRTSESIKKLIGLQAKTARIIVAGEEKEIPVEDVQVDDIVFVRPGEKIPVDGVVIEGSSAIDESMITGESIPVEKNVEDMVIGSTINKSGALKFRATNVGADTALARIIELVENAQNSKAPIQRIADVVAGHFILVVHIIALAAFFFWYFIGYEAFNAAINSGIESPFLFSLLISITVLVISCPCAVGLATPAAIMVGTGKGAENGILIKGGEALETTLKIDTIVFDKTGTLTKGKPELTDIIITSEHDENEVLSIAASAEKGSEHPLGEAIVKAAEDKQLSLKSIENFNSIAGHGVEATIQGSRILLGTRKLMEDNGIDVSSINENMEKLESEGKTAMIVATEDNVIGLVAVADTLKENSKEAVEKLQKMNIEVVMITGDNRRTADAIASQLGIKRVLSEVLPGDKASEIKKLQDEGRIVAMVGDGINDAPALTQSDIGIAMGAGTDIAMESAQIVLIKNDLRDVLASIRLSRLTMNKIKQNLFWALGYNSIGIPLAAGLLYPFIAKIVITPELAAAFMAMSSVSVTTNSLLMKRSRIK
- a CDS encoding GNAT family N-acetyltransferase, which produces MQIIADDIILRKWENKDAERLASVANNKKIVDNLNDGFPYPYSIEDAKQFISHSRKEDPTHLRLAIEMNGVIIGSIGAYFKENVHQMNAEIGYYLAEEYWGKGIMAKAVRCFVKYLFENYDVIRIYALPFARNMGSRRVLEKASFRCEAILKNSIIKNGVVQDDCIYAILKDEFETEP